AGATATTGGTTCTCCGCTTCCGATTTATCAGACAACAAATGCTGATCAGCACAAAACATTACTGAGTATTTCCAGTGAGGCTGATCCTGTTGATCCTAATACGGCGACACTGGTTAAAAGGATGAAAGAATCTCTTCTTTCTACCGATGGAGGAGTAGGAATAGCAGCTCCGCAGGTGGGTATTAACAGGAAAATAATCTGGGTTCAGCGTTTTGATAAAAAGGATAATCCTTTGGAGTATTTTATAAATCCTGTGATCATCTGGAGATCCGAGCTTCAAAACCTGGGACCCGAAGGAGATCTGTCCATTCCTGAATTCAGGGATCAGTTTTACAGGAGCAAAGTTATACAACTCGAATATGTTGATTTGAAAGGTCAGAAATACTCTGAGATTGTAGAAGGTTTTACAGCCGTTATTTTTCAGCATGAGATAGACCACCTTTTTGGAATTTTGATTTCTGATAAAAAAGAAAAAGAAAAAAATGATGCTTATCTGAAAGTAGATGCTTTTCAGAAAGTTAAATAAAAAACCGGCAGCCAAAAATTGGCTGCCGGTTTTTTTTATTTTTCAATTTTACTTAAAATAATATTGATGGAATTTTTAAGTTGCAACAGATCTTCAGGTTGAACATTGATCTTTTTCATAATCTTTTCAGGGACACCACACGCATTTTCCTTTAAATTTTTCCCCTGTTCAGTCAGAAATACCTGTACCACTCTTTCATCTTCTTTTTTACGGTTTCTCGAAATAAAGCCTTTGCCTTCTAATCTTTTGAGTAAAGGCGTTAATGTACCACTATCCAGCAGGAGTTTTTCACCGATCTGAGTAACTGGAAGGCCATCCTGTTCCCACAAGACCATCATCACGAGATATTGAGGATAGGTAATGTCCAGTTCATCAAGAAAAGGACGGTACAAACCTGTGATTTCCTTTGCGATTGCATATAAAGGAAAGCAGATCTGATTTTCCAGTTTTAGGTTTTCCGAATTTTCCATAACAATAGAATATGAATTGGGAATTGATATTATTTTCTGATGATAAATTCATCCATAGGAATACGTACTTTTTTCATAGAAGCCAGCCAGTCTTTTTCTTCATCACGGTATCCCAAGTACAGCAAACTTACACTTTTTAATCCTAATTCTTTCAAACCAAGAATTTCATCTACCACCTCATTACTGAATCCTTCTGCCGGTGTACTGTCGATTTTTAATTCTGCTGCCTGAGCCAAAGCTAAGCCTAAGGAGATGTAAGTCTGACGGGCGGTATGTAAAAAATGCTGTTCAGGAGTCTGCGCACCGTAAATTTCTTTCAATTTATCTGTATAGCTGTTGAAACGGCCTTTCGGAAGATCTCTTACATCAGTATGGTAGTCATACACTTTATCAATTTTCTCATTGGAATAATTATCCCACGCTGCAAATACAAGCACATGAGAAGAATCTCTCATCACTTCAGGGTTTAAAGCACCCTGAACCATTTTTTCCTTTAATTCCTGATTCTCTACTACAATGATACGGAAAGGCTGTAAGCCGGATGAAGTAGGAGCCAACCTTGCAGCTTCCAAAATCGTATTTAAATCTTTTTCCGATACTTTTTTTGTTGGATCATATGCTTTCACGGCATGTCTCCAGTTTAAATTTTCTATTAATGACATTGTTTTATTTTTTGTGAAATAATTTTATGGGACAAAGTTATAACAAAATTAAATTGCTTGCAATTTAATTTTAAATAATATATTTTAGATAAAATCGATAATAGAAATATCACAAGTTTCGGATTTCGTAAAATAGACCATATTCCAATCTTTGCTGTATAATTTTAAAACAAAATACAATGCAAAGATTTATCAATCAGTATGCGCTGATAACGGGAGGAACGAATGGAATGGGGTATGCAGTTGCTGAGCAGTTTATCGGAGAAGGCGGAACTGCTATAATTACCGGAAGATCCGAAGAAACCGTGCTTAAAGCAACTGAAAAGTTAGGAAGAAAAGCAGTAGGGATAGTGTCCGATGCAGGTAATATGAAAGACCTGATGCATTTACAAAACGAAATAAAACAATACACTGAAAATATTGATCTCGTTTTTGCCAATGCAGGGTACGGGAAATTTAAGCCGATTGAAAATGTGGACCCTGAGGATTTCGATGAACTGTTTAATATTCTGGTAAAAGGACCTTTCTTTACCGTTCAACAAATGTTACCATTAATGAAAAAGGGAAGTTCGGTTATTTTTAATACTTCAGTAGCTACAGAGATTTCAATGCCTAATTTCTCTGTTTACTCGGCTGCAAAATCAGCTGTGCAATCTTTTGTGAAGACTTTTGCCACTGAGCTGTTGGAAAGGGGAATCCGGGTAAACGCTATTAGTCCCGGACATATTAAAACCAATATCTTCAATAATACCGGATTGAATAAAGAGCAGATTGAGGATGCCGTTCAGCATATTATTCCTACAATCCCGTTTAAACGGCAGGGAGATCCATCGGAAATAGCAAATACAGTGCTTTTCCTTGCTTCAAGGGAAGCGTCTTATATCCATGGAGCCGAAATAAAAGTAGATGCCGGAATTTCTGTGATAAGATCCTAGGAAAAAGTTATTAGATGTCATTAACCTGTTTAATAATATTGGTTTTGTTCTCAATACCGATATTATAGGCCTTACCTTTTTTCAGGCTTTGGTTTAACTTTTCTAGAAGAGTTTTATAGGAAGAATCTTTTTTTGACACATAAAAAACCTGTGCGCTAATTCCAATAGAGATACGCATAAAATCCCCGGGATGATCGGGGTCTTCCGTAATCTGACTGATTGTTGCATTTTTGTACCAGGTTAAATTCTGTGAACCCGAACTACCGGAGCAGGATGTTATCATACAAAAAAATAATAGTAATGTCCATACTTTCATAAAAATAGTGTTATTATATAACAGCACCTGCCCATTTACAGAATCAGCAGGTGCTGTAAAATTATCAATTAATTAAAATCCACAGCTGGATACATCCGGTGCAGGTGAAGGAGAACATCCGGAAAGCAGTGAAAATTTAGTCAGTACACAATTGGTATTGATCAGATTGTTGTCATACAGATAAGAATTACTAGGACTTCTGTAATAAACATTTCCTGCAGTATTAGCATAAGAGGAAACGGATGCAGATCCGCAAGAGGTGTTAACGCAAGCGTTTCTCCATGCTGTATCTGTTACAGGACCGCTTGAAAATAGTGAAGGATCAATAATTCTTTTTTCCGTTACTCCGGAAGCATTTTTATAGCTTACCAATATTGCAACGTGGTAGCTCCACGCCACACAGCAAGTTCCTGTTGATGCCTTTAGGTTTCCGTATACAAATTGTTTTTCACAGTCATAGCCGTTGTTCATTAAGATTTGTCTCATCTTATGGGCTCTTGCATAACATCCGTCTACAGGATATCTGAATGTGATGCATGGTGAGGACGCCGTAGAGGTACCGCAAGACTGATTCTTTATTTGATTGAATAAAGAATTTAATGTAGCTACATCAGGAATTACACTCGCCAATTTATTGGTTTGTCCTTTTACTTCTTTTGTCAGGATCGTTTTAAAATATCTTACGTCTTCCGGGCTTGCAGACTCCACTTTTCCTATTTCATTGCTATTAGGCTTTAAGAAAATGTGTACAGGAGATTCATTCTTAACAGCCTGTCTAAGCATTCCGATATACTGCTCATTTTCTTTGGTCGGCTTAATTTCATAGAATTGCGCAGTTAACATAAATGACACCTTTATCATTCCGTTTTCTTCGTCTATCCCTACCGGTACAGTCTTTCCGAAATCTTTCAGCTTAGAATCATTTACACTTAGTTTTTCCTTTCCGTTGATTTCCTGATTCCCGTTGGAATCGGCACAGGAATTAAAAGTTAAGACGGTCACAAAGGCCATCATTGATAAAAAAAGATTTTTCATAATAATTGTAATTTGTAGTTTAATGGTGAGTTTTTGTTAAGTTGGTTGGTTATTTTAACTCTTATTTACTTCACTTTTTGGTGAAAATAAAATTAATAAAAAAAATAACATAAGCAAGTTATTTTTATAAAAACCAAAATTTTTAGTAATAATTAAAGTGTTTTGTTCATTAAAAACTACCGTTTTAATAAGTGTTAATAATGGCTCTGTGAATTTTACGATGAAAAAAAATCAGGTTTACCTATTTTATCCGTGCAGGTTGCCAGCGGATTGGTTATTTCTTAATTAAGCTGCTTTGCAATACAATATCTCTGATTAATTTTTCAAAATAATAGTACAGCGTATTTATCTCGCTCATCTGATTTTCCATGATAACAATACTCACATCAGAAGAGGGCACATAAACATTCAATGAAGTAAAGCCATCTCCGAGACCGGTATGACCAAAATAGCTGACTCTGTGATCCTTTACAATACGAATAGCATATCCGTAACCCATCTTACCGGTTCCGAATACATCATGTTCGGAAAATACGGATGGACTTATTAATAATTGATAGGTATCTGCGTTTAGGATTTTGCCTTTATGAAGAAAATCATTCCAGACAGATAAGTCCTTTGCTGTGCTTATTACTCCGTCGGCTGGCATATTTTCATCATTGATAAAAGAGTCATTGGAAACAGTTAATCCTTTTTCATTACTTATATGCCCCGAAACCAGCTTCTTCAGATCCGATTTCGCATAGCAGAAAGTATCTTTCATTTTAAGCTGCTTGAACAGTTCATTAGCCAATTGAGAGTAAGATTGATGGCTGACATTTTCGATGATTTTCCCTAACAAGATATAGGAAAGGTTACCGTATTTGAAATCAGAGCCCGGTCTAAATGCCAAAGGTTTCTCGAGATCAACAATCCCATGGGTATGGTTAAGCAACTGATGAACCGTTACTGAATCAGCCCAGGGCTGAGATAGTGATGGAAGGTACTTTTTTATAGGAGAATGTAAATCAACTTTTCCTTTTTCAACCTCTTTTAATAATAAAACGGCGGTGATCTGTTTGGTGTTGGACATGATTTCAAACTGATCATTTGGTTTTAAAGGAATTCGTGTCTTAGCATTTTTTATACCGTAAGCCCTGGAGTATTCAACCTTTCCGTTTCTGGTAACGAGAACAACCCCATTGAAAGTTCTAGGGCTCTTAACCTGAATTAGGCTATCGATCTTTTGTTTGTATTTATCCTTTTGTGCAAAACATATAGAAGAAATGGATAATAACAGATAGCAAAAGAACCGGGTTAATAGTTTCATTGGACTTTCAGATTTTATTAATTGCGCTAAAAACACAATGCAAAATACTAAATATGTAGGAGATTTTTCGATTTTTTATCCATATGATTCAGCCAAAAGTATATTTAAATACTATTTTTAATAAGGACAAATCATATATGATCAAAGACTCTGTGGAATAGCCGAATGATAAAAGATTAATATGTTTTTCCTTAGGAATCTCAACTTTATAAGATTAGACTCCTAAGGAATAATAAGAAAAGTAATTTTTAGAAATTGGTAGTAGTTGCAGATTTTTTATTAGAAATCTCAGCTCCAAAAACATCTGCAAAATGTTTTGTAATTTTAGATTTGATATCTTCCATTTCCTGAGGGGAAAGTTCTCTTTCAAGTTCTCTTTTCAGAGAGGTCACCTGTTTATCTTTGATACCACAAGGAATGATATATTCAAAATAGCGCATATCGGTGTTTACATTAAGGGCAAAACCATGTAAAGTTACCCAACGGGACGCTTTCACACCCATTGCACAAATTTTTCGGGCATACGGTTTTCCCACATCCAGCCAGACCCCGGTCTCTCCCTGGGAACGCTCGCCCTTAAGGCCATATTCGCCAATGGTTCTGATGATCACTTCTTCCAGGTTTCTCATGTATAAATGAATATCTGTAAAGAAATTTTCAAGATCTAAGATCGGATAACCTACAATCTGCCCGTATCCGTGATAGGTAATATCTCCGCCACGGTTTACTTTTACAAAAGTAGCATCAATCTCTTTGAGTTTATCAATTCCCGCCAGCATATTTTCTTCATGTCCGCTTTTTCCTAAAGTATAAACATGGGGATGCTCCACCAAAAGCAAATGATTGGGTGTGGTAATATGTTCTTCAGCAGGTAAATCGCGGTTTTTTATTTTGGTATCAATGATATCTTTCATCAGTTTTTCCTGATAGTCCCATGAGGACTGATAATCTCTTGTACCCAGATCTTCGAATTCTACTACTTTATTTTGATGTGTATTCATAATGAGCGTCTGTCTTTTTTTATGGTCCTGTGGAAAGACTTGTACCATTTTTTAGACATACAAATTTAGTGATTTTTAATTCTTTATTGAATTTATAAAATCTATGGCATTATTTTTCCAATCTTTATCCTGTAATAGAACATTAACGAATGCTGTTCCTATGATTCCGCCGTCTGCTTTTTCCGTTACACTTTCAAAATCTTTTTTCGATTTTATACCAAAACCGATCATTACCGGATTTTTTAACTGAAGAAGAGATATCCGGGAAAGATAATCTTCATTTTTTAATACGGCATTTTCATTTCCTGTTGTGGATGAAGAACTTACCGCATACAGAAACCCTGAGCTTAAAGAATCAAGATATAAGATCCTTTCGTCTGAGGTTTCAGGTGTGATCAGAAATGTGAAGTTGAGATGATATTTCTTCAGGATTTGCTGATAATTCTTTTCAAATTCAATAGGAGGAAGATCAGGGATAATGAGTCCGGTAACACCACTTTCCGAGCATTCTTTGCAGAAATTTTCAAAACCAAAACTTAAAACCGGATTGATATATCCCATTAAAATAATAGGAATTTTAATTTCAGTTTTAATGGATTTCAGTTGTGATAGTAATTTCTCAATGGTCATTCCATTTTCCAATGCAAGTTCATGTGCTTTCTGTATAATGGGACCGTCAGCAACCGGATCCGAATAAGGCATTCCGATTTCCATCATGTCCGCACCGGCATCCTGTATGAGTTTTATAATATCTGCAGTATCTTCCAATTTAGGAATCCCTGCTGTGAAGTATATATTGAGTTTTTTCATTGGGTTTATTGTATTTATGTATTCATGTAAAATGTATTTATGATAAAAAGACGCATAATTTTCTTTAACAACTGTCAGAATCATTTTACATGAATACTTTTTACATTTTACAGATTAAAAATTTAAAGATTAGCTAAATAAGTTTCCATATCCTTATCACCACGTCCGCTCAGGCAGATCACCACGATGTCATTTTCGTCGAATTTCTTTTTATCCAGGACGGCCAGGGCATGTGAGCTTTCAAGGGCAGGAATAATTCCTTCCAGTTTTGTGAGCTCAAAAGCTGATTTCAAGGCTTCATCATCGTTGATGCTGAAAAATTCCGCACGCTTTTCCTTAAATAAATGAGCATGGAAAGGCCCGATCCCGGGATAATCCAAACCGGCAGAAATTGAATGGGGTTCGATTACCTGACCGTCGCGGGTCTGCATGACAAGGCTTTTGCTTCCGTGTAAAACGCCTAAAGTTCCAAGAAAAGTGGTGGCCGCAGATTTTCCGGATTCCACACCGAAGCCTCCTGCTTCTGCCGCAATAATTTTTACATTTTCTTCTTCCACAAAATGGTAAAAAGTTCCTGCTGCGTTACTACCACCTCCTACGCAGGCAATCACATAGTCAGGATTCTCTCTTCCTGTTTGTTCATGAAGCTGTTCCCTGATCTCTTTTGATATGACGCTTTGAAATCTTGCAACCAAATCGGGAAAGGGATGAGGTCCCACAACGCTGCCTATAACATAATGAGTTGTCACTGGATTATTGATCCAATCTCTTAAGGCTTCATTTACTGCGTCTTTTAATGTTTTTGATCCCGAAGTTGCCGGAACTACTTCTGCACCCAGCATTTTCATTCTTGCTACATTCGGAGCCTGCCTCTGAATGTCAACTTCACCCATATAAACGATACATTTCAAACCAAGCAATGCGCAGGCGGTAGCAGTAGCAACGCCGTGTTGTCCGGCTCCGGTTTCTGCAATAATTCTGGTTTTTCCCAATCGTTTTGCCAGTAAAACCTGGCCCAGTGCGTTATTGATCTTGTGTGCACCGGTATGGTTAAGATCTTCTCTTTTCAGATAAATGTTCGTTTTGTACTGGTTGCTCAGATTTTTGGCAAAATAAAGAGGAGTAGCACGCCCTACATAATTTTTCAGTAAATCCTGATATTCTGCCTGAAACTCCTCAGATTCTATAATTTCAAGATAGTTTTTTTGAAGCTCTTCTACATTTGGATAAAGCATTTCAGGGATAAAAGCTCCTCCGAATTCTCCATAATATCCATTTTGATCAGGGTTTTTATAATTCATTTTCATTGTTGTTATTGTATTAAATAAGCAGTTTTTTCTGAATCAAGCTGCTTGAAAAGATTTCTATTTTCTTCAGACAAATGGATGATCAGGATGTCATCATCTTCAGAACTGATCCAGTGATCATCTTCCTGCTCCAGAATTTTTTTTGCTTTATCGTATAATATATCAATTTTGCACTTTTCATAAAAGGGGCGCAAATCGGAAATACAGAATCCAATAACCTGCAGGTCCCTCTCAGTAACATTTTCTGCTGAAAGCTTCAGCAATTGGCTGCCATAGCCATGTCCTTTTTGTGCAGAAACAAAGCCCACCATTTCTGTATAAGAATGTAGATTTCCCGATATCTTTAATGTAAAATCGAAATTCAGACGCAATACAGATTTGATATTTCCATCAGTGTCCAGTAATAAATGAAATTCAGAATTTTTAAATAGCTGTCTGAAATCATCAGCTTTCATACCTGTCCATTCCTTGTTTTCCCAAAGCTTTATTATTACTCCTATTTCCTGTATGGTAAGCTGTTCCGAATTTTTAATGTGGTACGTCATGGTTCAGGGTATTTAGATAGGACAGATTATGATCGAATTGCTGTCTTGTTATTTGTTTATTCTGGTACAGGTATTTTATTTTACTTGAAATGCTGATCAGGGTTTCGATATCTAGCTTTGAACGATACATTTTAAAGATCAGTTCCAGGTTATCCAGCAAATAATAAGAATCCAGTTTTTCATAAGATAAGAATATCTTAAAATAGATTTTTCCCAGGTCATAATTAACATTAGCTTTGACCGTATTTTCCATCAGTTTATCCGCAATTATTACCAAATGATATCCATCCCATAAATGAATGGTTTCAAAAAAATACTCAATATCATCTTCATTAAAATCCTTAATGATACTTATAAATATGGATAATAAACCACCCATTTCCCAGAAGTCTGTGGTGCTGTCATTTTCACATATGAAATCATGCAGTTTTTTTACCCTTTCATTCTCAAACCTCGGTGGGAATAAAGTTTTATAGAACTGTTTTTTCAATGATTGTATATTCATAAGGATGAGATTAATGGGTTTGACTTAAATACTTTAATTTTCTCTACATCTTTAATTCCTGGTCCGGTTTCAAATTTTGAATTGATATCCAAGGCAAAAGGTTTCTGATCCAATATTTTGATACCTTTTATATTCTGTTCTGAAATGCCTCCGCTCAGCAGGTAGGGAACATTTATTTTGATATCATTTAACAGCGACCAGTCAAACTGTTTCCCAGTTCCTCCAAATGATTGACTATCCGTATCAAATAACAAATAATCAATAACGGATTGTATCCGGTCAATTTTAGAAGAAAGATGTCCCATTGTTTCACCAATCCTTAAGGCTTTGATTATTTTTACTTCCGGATCTGTTTTTTGTTTTAATACCTTAATATATTCATCACTTTCATCACCGTGCAGCTGAATAAAATTAAGCTCAGCTTTTTGAGTAATATCCACTACATTTTCTATATCCTCGTTCACGAAAACTCCTACCTTTCCTTTGTGAATGATTTTCGAAATATCATCTAAACTTAAACGATTAAGTGCATACCGCGGCGATTTTTTGTAGAATATAAATCCTATAAAATCAATATTCATGGAAATTAATTCCAGAATTTGATCAGGCAGTGTAAGACCACATACTTTTATTTGTAGCTGCTGGTTCATCACGATAGGTTTATATGGTTGATGAATTCTTTAAAGGCTTTGGCAGGATCTTCATTCTTCATAAAATATTCACCCATTAAGAATCCGTCGAAACCCTTTTCTTTCAGGTAACTGAAATCCTCAATACTGTAAATTCCACTTTCAGCAACAGATAAAGTTTGTTCAGGCAGTTGATTTTTTAATCGGACAGAATGTTGAAGATCTACTTTAAAATCTTTTAGGTTTCTGTTATTAATTCCTACCAGATCAATATCTGGATGGAAGTGTTGCAATTCTTCTTCTGTATGGATTTCCAGTAAAACTTCCAATCCCAGTTCGTGTGATAAATGGGTGAACTCCAGAACCTGTGATGGTGAAAGACAGGCGGCAATCAGTAAAATAACATCCGCACCCATATTTTTAGCCTCATAGAACTGATATTCGTCGATCATGAAATCTTTCCTGAGAACGGGCGTTTTAATTTGACTTCTGAGATCCATAATATCTTTAAAACTACCACCAAAAAAATCGGTGTCGGTAAGTATTGAAATTCCGCTTGCTCCAAAATTCTCATAAGCAGACACTACTTCAAAAGGAGAAACCTTATCATTAATTACTCCCTTTGAAGGAGATTGTCTTTTAAATTCAGCGATTATTCCGCTTTTCTCTTTAAGGGAAGATTTTAAAGAAGCGGTTTTTCTTTCAAAAAAAGCAGAATCCTTTAATTCTTCTACAGAAACATTTGCTTTTGAAAAATTAACTTCTTCTTTTTTTCTCGATATAATTTTATCTAATATGGTCATTTATTGTGTGTTTTTATATTTCCTGAAACTAATTAATTCTATTCAAAACCTCAAAATGCATTATTCTAATAACAGTTCCAGGCTTCTCAATGCTTTTCCGCCATGTAAACTTTCCTGTGCCAAAAGGAGGCAATCATCATAGGAACCGAATTTTTCCGTATGATAAAGTGCTACCGCAGCATTCGCTAAAACAACGGCATTTTGAGAATCTGTTCCCTTTCCTTCCAAAATATTCCTGAAGATTCTTGCTGCTTCCTGAATGGTTTTACCTGCCTGGATACTTTCAGGACTTACCGGATCGAATCCCAGATCTTCAGAAGAATAAATATTTTCACCTTTTTTGGTTATAATTTTACTGTCATGGGTAAGGCTGATCTCATCATATCCATCCAGGCCATGAACCAGGACGAACTCCTGAGGTTCTTTTTGTAAAAGATATTGATAAATCCTTGCGATTTCCAGGTTGTATACTCCGATCACAGAAAATTTTGGTTTTGCCGGATTTACCAATGGACCTAATAGGTTGAAAAAGGTTCTTAGCCCCAGTGATTTCCTCAATGCTCCAACAGACTGAAGGGCAGGATGGAAGTAAGGAGCATGTAAAAAGCAGATATTCGCTTTCTCCAGATCTCTGTTCAGCTTATCAGAATCATTATTCATCTGATAACCCAGCTCTTCCAAAACATTTGAAGAACCGGTAACAGCTGAGGCTCCATAATTTCCATGTTTTGTTACGCTTTGTCCTGCTCCGGCAATGACAAAACCGGCCAGCGTTGAAATATTGATCGTGTTTTTGCCATCACCTCCCGTTCCTACGATATCTAAAGCATCACTGGCATCAAGGTTTACAGGAACTGCCATTTGCAATAATGCTTCCCTGAAGCCTTCCAGCTCTCTCAATGTAATATTGCGCATCAGGAAAACGCTCATAAAAGCAGTGACTTCCGTTGAATTGAATTTATTCTGGGCAATTTCAATCATGATCGCTTTGGCCTCAGATTTAGATAAGGTATGATGATTGAATAAATATTGCAGGATCTCTTTCATTTGAGGTGTTTTTATTGTTGAGGGAATATCTTGTGTTTTCAATGTAATAAGAAATTTTTAATGATAACTTCTCCGTCCGGAGTTAAAATACTTTCAGGATGAAACTGGACACCATGTACATCATAGGTTTTATGTTGCAGGGCCATGATCATTCCATCTTTATCTACGGCAGTGATCTCCAGTTCTTCGGGGAACTGATCGGGATCCACAGCCCAGCTGTGGTATCTTCCTACTTCCATTCCTGATGACAGGTTTTGGAAAAGTTTGGTTTTTTCTTTCACCAGCTCTGTGGTGGTTGCCACACCATGAAAAATTTCTGAAAGATTAATCAGTCTTCCTCCGAAAGCCTCAGCAATGGCCTGCTGCCCCAGACAAACTCCGAGAATGCTTTTAGTAGGAGCATATTTCCTGATCAGATCAAGTAATATACCGGACTCCTCAGGTATTCCGGGACCTGGAGACAAAATGATCTTATCATACTTTTCCACTTCTTCCAGGCTGATTTCATCATTCCGATAGATATCCACTTTCTGGTTTAGAATTCTTTCAATAATCTGAACCAGATTATAGGTAAAGCTATCGTAATTATCAAATACTAAAACTTTAGCTGTTAATTGGGTTTTTATATTTTCGTTCATCTTATTTAAATTAGTATTTGAGTTTATCTGCCTTTTCTACAGCTTTCTTGAGTGCGTTAAGCTTATTGTTGACTTCCTGAAGTTCACTTTCAGGATTGGATTTGGCCACCAGTCCTGCACCGGCCTGATAAAAAAGAGTATTGTTTTTACTTAAAAAGGTTCTGATCATAATAGCCTGGTTGCAGCTTCCGTTCAGACCTACCATTCCGATACAGCCTCCATAGTAACCCCGGGAATCCTTCTCGTATTGATTGATCAATTGAAGGGCTTTATGCTTAGGGGCACCACTTAAAGTCCCCTGAGGAAAGGTAGAAGCAACCACTTCAAAAGGATTGGTATTTTCCGGTAATTCCGATGTTACTTCACTTACCATATGAATAACGTGAGAAAAAAGTTGGATTTCCTTTAACTTTGTTACCGTTACATTTCTTCCCATTTTTCCCAGATCATTTCTTGCCAGGTCTACCAGCATAGTATGTTCAGCATTTTCCTTGGGATCATTTTTTAATTCTTCTATAGATTGAAGATCTACATCAAAGTTT
The sequence above is drawn from the Chryseobacterium daecheongense genome and encodes:
- the def gene encoding peptide deformylase, with amino-acid sequence MKKLSFLLLCFVSLANAQKLTSNEITIINQGDIGSPLPIYQTTNADQHKTLLSISSEADPVDPNTATLVKRMKESLLSTDGGVGIAAPQVGINRKIIWVQRFDKKDNPLEYFINPVIIWRSELQNLGPEGDLSIPEFRDQFYRSKVIQLEYVDLKGQKYSEIVEGFTAVIFQHEIDHLFGILISDKKEKEKNDAYLKVDAFQKVK
- a CDS encoding MarR family transcriptional regulator — protein: MENSENLKLENQICFPLYAIAKEITGLYRPFLDELDITYPQYLVMMVLWEQDGLPVTQIGEKLLLDSGTLTPLLKRLEGKGFISRNRKKEDERVVQVFLTEQGKNLKENACGVPEKIMKKINVQPEDLLQLKNSINIILSKIEK
- a CDS encoding NAD(P)H-dependent oxidoreductase; the protein is MSLIENLNWRHAVKAYDPTKKVSEKDLNTILEAARLAPTSSGLQPFRIIVVENQELKEKMVQGALNPEVMRDSSHVLVFAAWDNYSNEKIDKVYDYHTDVRDLPKGRFNSYTDKLKEIYGAQTPEQHFLHTARQTYISLGLALAQAAELKIDSTPAEGFSNEVVDEILGLKELGLKSVSLLYLGYRDEEKDWLASMKKVRIPMDEFIIRK
- a CDS encoding SDR family oxidoreductase translates to MQRFINQYALITGGTNGMGYAVAEQFIGEGGTAIITGRSEETVLKATEKLGRKAVGIVSDAGNMKDLMHLQNEIKQYTENIDLVFANAGYGKFKPIENVDPEDFDELFNILVKGPFFTVQQMLPLMKKGSSVIFNTSVATEISMPNFSVYSAAKSAVQSFVKTFATELLERGIRVNAISPGHIKTNIFNNTGLNKEQIEDAVQHIIPTIPFKRQGDPSEIANTVLFLASREASYIHGAEIKVDAGISVIRS
- a CDS encoding protein-glutamine glutaminase produces the protein MKNLFLSMMAFVTVLTFNSCADSNGNQEINGKEKLSVNDSKLKDFGKTVPVGIDEENGMIKVSFMLTAQFYEIKPTKENEQYIGMLRQAVKNESPVHIFLKPNSNEIGKVESASPEDVRYFKTILTKEVKGQTNKLASVIPDVATLNSLFNQIKNQSCGTSTASSPCITFRYPVDGCYARAHKMRQILMNNGYDCEKQFVYGNLKASTGTCCVAWSYHVAILVSYKNASGVTEKRIIDPSLFSSGPVTDTAWRNACVNTSCGSASVSSYANTAGNVYYRSPSNSYLYDNNLINTNCVLTKFSLLSGCSPSPAPDVSSCGF
- a CDS encoding serine hydrolase, which codes for MKLLTRFFCYLLLSISSICFAQKDKYKQKIDSLIQVKSPRTFNGVVLVTRNGKVEYSRAYGIKNAKTRIPLKPNDQFEIMSNTKQITAVLLLKEVEKGKVDLHSPIKKYLPSLSQPWADSVTVHQLLNHTHGIVDLEKPLAFRPGSDFKYGNLSYILLGKIIENVSHQSYSQLANELFKQLKMKDTFCYAKSDLKKLVSGHISNEKGLTVSNDSFINDENMPADGVISTAKDLSVWNDFLHKGKILNADTYQLLISPSVFSEHDVFGTGKMGYGYAIRIVKDHRVSYFGHTGLGDGFTSLNVYVPSSDVSIVIMENQMSEINTLYYYFEKLIRDIVLQSSLIKK
- the lipB gene encoding lipoyl(octanoyl) transferase LipB — encoded protein: MNTHQNKVVEFEDLGTRDYQSSWDYQEKLMKDIIDTKIKNRDLPAEEHITTPNHLLLVEHPHVYTLGKSGHEENMLAGIDKLKEIDATFVKVNRGGDITYHGYGQIVGYPILDLENFFTDIHLYMRNLEEVIIRTIGEYGLKGERSQGETGVWLDVGKPYARKICAMGVKASRWVTLHGFALNVNTDMRYFEYIIPCGIKDKQVTSLKRELERELSPQEMEDIKSKITKHFADVFGAEISNKKSATTTNF
- the trpA gene encoding tryptophan synthase subunit alpha gives rise to the protein MKKLNIYFTAGIPKLEDTADIIKLIQDAGADMMEIGMPYSDPVADGPIIQKAHELALENGMTIEKLLSQLKSIKTEIKIPIILMGYINPVLSFGFENFCKECSESGVTGLIIPDLPPIEFEKNYQQILKKYHLNFTFLITPETSDERILYLDSLSSGFLYAVSSSSTTGNENAVLKNEDYLSRISLLQLKNPVMIGFGIKSKKDFESVTEKADGGIIGTAFVNVLLQDKDWKNNAIDFINSIKN
- the trpB gene encoding tryptophan synthase subunit beta; the protein is MNYKNPDQNGYYGEFGGAFIPEMLYPNVEELQKNYLEIIESEEFQAEYQDLLKNYVGRATPLYFAKNLSNQYKTNIYLKREDLNHTGAHKINNALGQVLLAKRLGKTRIIAETGAGQHGVATATACALLGLKCIVYMGEVDIQRQAPNVARMKMLGAEVVPATSGSKTLKDAVNEALRDWINNPVTTHYVIGSVVGPHPFPDLVARFQSVISKEIREQLHEQTGRENPDYVIACVGGGSNAAGTFYHFVEEENVKIIAAEAGGFGVESGKSAATTFLGTLGVLHGSKSLVMQTRDGQVIEPHSISAGLDYPGIGPFHAHLFKEKRAEFFSINDDEALKSAFELTKLEGIIPALESSHALAVLDKKKFDENDIVVICLSGRGDKDMETYLANL